A DNA window from Chiroxiphia lanceolata isolate bChiLan1 chromosome 6, bChiLan1.pri, whole genome shotgun sequence contains the following coding sequences:
- the TPH1 gene encoding tryptophan 5-hydroxylase 1 isoform X3, giving the protein MMIEDNKENEGNASERGRTAIIFSLKNEVGGLVKALKLFQEKHVNLVHIESRKSKRRNSEFEIFVDCDSNREQLNEIFQLLKSHVNIVSVSPTEHFNVHEDDMENVPWFPKKISDLDKCANRVLMYGSDLDADHPGFKDNVYRKRRKYFADLAMNYKHGDPIPKIEFTEEEIKTWGTVYRELNNLYPTHACREYLKNLPLLTKYCGYREDNIPQLEDVSRFLKERTGFTIRPVAGYLSPRDFLAGLAFRVFHCTQYVRHSSDPLYTPEPDTCHELLGHVPLLAEPSFAQFSHEIGLASLGASDEAVQKLATCYFFTVEFGLCKQEGQLRVYGAGLLSSISELKHSLSDSAKVKPFDPKVTCKQECLITTFQEVYFVSESFEEAKEKMREFAKTIKRPFGVKYNPYTQSVQILKDTKSIVSVVNELRHELDIVSDALSKMGKQLEV; this is encoded by the exons ATGATGATTGAAGATAATAAAGAGAATGAAGGCAATGCATCTGAGAGAGGAAGGACAGCCatcattttttccttgaagaatgAAGTTGGAGGACTTGTAAAAGCATTAAAACTCTTTCAG GAGAAGCATGTAAATCTCGTACACATTGAGTCACGGAAGTCCAAGAGACGAAATTCTGAGTTCGAGATCTTTGTGGACTGTGACAGTAACAGGGAACAACTGAACGAGATCTTCCAGCTCCTGAAATCCCACGTCAACATTGTCTCTGTGAGCCCAACGGAGCATTTCAATGTCCACGAAGATG ACATGGAGAACGTTCCCTGGTTTCCAAAGAAGATCTCAGATTTGGATAAGTGTGCGAACCGAGTGCTGATGTACGGGTCCGATTTGGATGCTGACCATCCA GGTTTCAAAGACAATGTCTATCGCAAGAGGCGAAAGTATTTTGCAGACCTGGCTATGAACTACAAACA TGGTGACCCAATTCCCAAGATTGAATTCACTGAGGAGGAGATCAAGACCTGGGGGACTGTGTACCGAGAGCTCAACAACCTCTACCCAACTCATGCCTGCAGAGAGTACCTTAAAAACTTACCCTTGCTCACCAAATACTGTGGCTACAGGGAAGACAATATCCCCCAGCTGGAAGATGTGTCCCGCTTCCTGAAAG AGCGTACAGGTTTCACCATTCGCCCTGTTGCTGGATATCTGTCTCCCAGAGACTTCTTGGCAGGATTAGCATTCAGAGTTTTTCACTGCACTCAATATGTTAGACACAGCTCGGACCCTCTCTATACACCAGAGCC tgaTACCTGTCATGAGCTCCTAGGCCATGTCCCTCTTTTGGCTGAACCCAGTTTTGCTCAGTTCTCCCATGAAATTGGTCTTGCATCACTTGGGGCCTCAGATGAGGCTGTCCAAAAACTGGCAACA tgCTACTTCTTCACTGTAGAGTTTGGCTTGTGCAAGCAAGAGGGACAACTACGAGTTTATGGGGCTGGCTTGCTCTCTTCGATTAGTGAGCTCAAG CACTCGCTCTCTGACAGTGCCAAAGTCAAGCCTTTTGATCCAAAGGTCACCTGCAAGCAAGAATGTCTCATTACAACTTTCCAGGAGGTTTACTTTGTTTCTGAGAGTTTtgaagaagcaaaggaaaagatgag AGAGTTTGCGAAAACCATCAAGCGCCCATTTGGTGTGAAGTACAATCCATATACACAGAGTGTGCAGATCCTGAAAGACACGAAAAGCATTGTCAGCGTGGTGAATGAGCTACGTCATGAGCTGGACATTGTCAGCGACGCCCTCAGCAAGATGGGCAAGCAGCTGGAAGTTTAA
- the TPH1 gene encoding tryptophan 5-hydroxylase 1 isoform X4: MHPAPRRGGSLEAAPSRDPAGQEKHVNLVHIESRKSKRRNSEFEIFVDCDSNREQLNEIFQLLKSHVNIVSVSPTEHFNVHEDDMENVPWFPKKISDLDKCANRVLMYGSDLDADHPGFKDNVYRKRRKYFADLAMNYKHGDPIPKIEFTEEEIKTWGTVYRELNNLYPTHACREYLKNLPLLTKYCGYREDNIPQLEDVSRFLKERTGFTIRPVAGYLSPRDFLAGLAFRVFHCTQYVRHSSDPLYTPEPDTCHELLGHVPLLAEPSFAQFSHEIGLASLGASDEAVQKLATCYFFTVEFGLCKQEGQLRVYGAGLLSSISELKHSLSDSAKVKPFDPKVTCKQECLITTFQEVYFVSESFEEAKEKMREFAKTIKRPFGVKYNPYTQSVQILKDTKSIVSVVNELRHELDIVSDALSKMGKQLEV, from the exons ATGCACCCCGCGCCCCGCCGCGGCGGATCCCTGGAAGCGGCGCCGAGTCGTGATCCCGCCGGACAG GAGAAGCATGTAAATCTCGTACACATTGAGTCACGGAAGTCCAAGAGACGAAATTCTGAGTTCGAGATCTTTGTGGACTGTGACAGTAACAGGGAACAACTGAACGAGATCTTCCAGCTCCTGAAATCCCACGTCAACATTGTCTCTGTGAGCCCAACGGAGCATTTCAATGTCCACGAAGATG ACATGGAGAACGTTCCCTGGTTTCCAAAGAAGATCTCAGATTTGGATAAGTGTGCGAACCGAGTGCTGATGTACGGGTCCGATTTGGATGCTGACCATCCA GGTTTCAAAGACAATGTCTATCGCAAGAGGCGAAAGTATTTTGCAGACCTGGCTATGAACTACAAACA TGGTGACCCAATTCCCAAGATTGAATTCACTGAGGAGGAGATCAAGACCTGGGGGACTGTGTACCGAGAGCTCAACAACCTCTACCCAACTCATGCCTGCAGAGAGTACCTTAAAAACTTACCCTTGCTCACCAAATACTGTGGCTACAGGGAAGACAATATCCCCCAGCTGGAAGATGTGTCCCGCTTCCTGAAAG AGCGTACAGGTTTCACCATTCGCCCTGTTGCTGGATATCTGTCTCCCAGAGACTTCTTGGCAGGATTAGCATTCAGAGTTTTTCACTGCACTCAATATGTTAGACACAGCTCGGACCCTCTCTATACACCAGAGCC tgaTACCTGTCATGAGCTCCTAGGCCATGTCCCTCTTTTGGCTGAACCCAGTTTTGCTCAGTTCTCCCATGAAATTGGTCTTGCATCACTTGGGGCCTCAGATGAGGCTGTCCAAAAACTGGCAACA tgCTACTTCTTCACTGTAGAGTTTGGCTTGTGCAAGCAAGAGGGACAACTACGAGTTTATGGGGCTGGCTTGCTCTCTTCGATTAGTGAGCTCAAG CACTCGCTCTCTGACAGTGCCAAAGTCAAGCCTTTTGATCCAAAGGTCACCTGCAAGCAAGAATGTCTCATTACAACTTTCCAGGAGGTTTACTTTGTTTCTGAGAGTTTtgaagaagcaaaggaaaagatgag AGAGTTTGCGAAAACCATCAAGCGCCCATTTGGTGTGAAGTACAATCCATATACACAGAGTGTGCAGATCCTGAAAGACACGAAAAGCATTGTCAGCGTGGTGAATGAGCTACGTCATGAGCTGGACATTGTCAGCGACGCCCTCAGCAAGATGGGCAAGCAGCTGGAAGTTTAA
- the TPH1 gene encoding tryptophan 5-hydroxylase 1 isoform X2 yields MLNKSTYMMIEDNKENEGNASERGRTAIIFSLKNEVGGLVKALKLFQEKHVNLVHIESRKSKRRNSEFEIFVDCDSNREQLNEIFQLLKSHVNIVSVSPTEHFNVHEDDMENVPWFPKKISDLDKCANRVLMYGSDLDADHPGFKDNVYRKRRKYFADLAMNYKHGDPIPKIEFTEEEIKTWGTVYRELNNLYPTHACREYLKNLPLLTKYCGYREDNIPQLEDVSRFLKERTGFTIRPVAGYLSPRDFLAGLAFRVFHCTQYVRHSSDPLYTPEPDTCHELLGHVPLLAEPSFAQFSHEIGLASLGASDEAVQKLATCYFFTVEFGLCKQEGQLRVYGAGLLSSISELKHSLSDSAKVKPFDPKVTCKQECLITTFQEVYFVSESFEEAKEKMREFAKTIKRPFGVKYNPYTQSVQILKDTKSIVSVVNELRHELDIVSDALSKMGKQLEV; encoded by the exons ATG TTAAATAAGTCAACTTACATGATGATTGAAGATAATAAAGAGAATGAAGGCAATGCATCTGAGAGAGGAAGGACAGCCatcattttttccttgaagaatgAAGTTGGAGGACTTGTAAAAGCATTAAAACTCTTTCAG GAGAAGCATGTAAATCTCGTACACATTGAGTCACGGAAGTCCAAGAGACGAAATTCTGAGTTCGAGATCTTTGTGGACTGTGACAGTAACAGGGAACAACTGAACGAGATCTTCCAGCTCCTGAAATCCCACGTCAACATTGTCTCTGTGAGCCCAACGGAGCATTTCAATGTCCACGAAGATG ACATGGAGAACGTTCCCTGGTTTCCAAAGAAGATCTCAGATTTGGATAAGTGTGCGAACCGAGTGCTGATGTACGGGTCCGATTTGGATGCTGACCATCCA GGTTTCAAAGACAATGTCTATCGCAAGAGGCGAAAGTATTTTGCAGACCTGGCTATGAACTACAAACA TGGTGACCCAATTCCCAAGATTGAATTCACTGAGGAGGAGATCAAGACCTGGGGGACTGTGTACCGAGAGCTCAACAACCTCTACCCAACTCATGCCTGCAGAGAGTACCTTAAAAACTTACCCTTGCTCACCAAATACTGTGGCTACAGGGAAGACAATATCCCCCAGCTGGAAGATGTGTCCCGCTTCCTGAAAG AGCGTACAGGTTTCACCATTCGCCCTGTTGCTGGATATCTGTCTCCCAGAGACTTCTTGGCAGGATTAGCATTCAGAGTTTTTCACTGCACTCAATATGTTAGACACAGCTCGGACCCTCTCTATACACCAGAGCC tgaTACCTGTCATGAGCTCCTAGGCCATGTCCCTCTTTTGGCTGAACCCAGTTTTGCTCAGTTCTCCCATGAAATTGGTCTTGCATCACTTGGGGCCTCAGATGAGGCTGTCCAAAAACTGGCAACA tgCTACTTCTTCACTGTAGAGTTTGGCTTGTGCAAGCAAGAGGGACAACTACGAGTTTATGGGGCTGGCTTGCTCTCTTCGATTAGTGAGCTCAAG CACTCGCTCTCTGACAGTGCCAAAGTCAAGCCTTTTGATCCAAAGGTCACCTGCAAGCAAGAATGTCTCATTACAACTTTCCAGGAGGTTTACTTTGTTTCTGAGAGTTTtgaagaagcaaaggaaaagatgag AGAGTTTGCGAAAACCATCAAGCGCCCATTTGGTGTGAAGTACAATCCATATACACAGAGTGTGCAGATCCTGAAAGACACGAAAAGCATTGTCAGCGTGGTGAATGAGCTACGTCATGAGCTGGACATTGTCAGCGACGCCCTCAGCAAGATGGGCAAGCAGCTGGAAGTTTAA
- the TPH1 gene encoding tryptophan 5-hydroxylase 1 isoform X1 — translation MHPAPRRGGSLEAAPSRDPAGQLNKSTYMMIEDNKENEGNASERGRTAIIFSLKNEVGGLVKALKLFQEKHVNLVHIESRKSKRRNSEFEIFVDCDSNREQLNEIFQLLKSHVNIVSVSPTEHFNVHEDDMENVPWFPKKISDLDKCANRVLMYGSDLDADHPGFKDNVYRKRRKYFADLAMNYKHGDPIPKIEFTEEEIKTWGTVYRELNNLYPTHACREYLKNLPLLTKYCGYREDNIPQLEDVSRFLKERTGFTIRPVAGYLSPRDFLAGLAFRVFHCTQYVRHSSDPLYTPEPDTCHELLGHVPLLAEPSFAQFSHEIGLASLGASDEAVQKLATCYFFTVEFGLCKQEGQLRVYGAGLLSSISELKHSLSDSAKVKPFDPKVTCKQECLITTFQEVYFVSESFEEAKEKMREFAKTIKRPFGVKYNPYTQSVQILKDTKSIVSVVNELRHELDIVSDALSKMGKQLEV, via the exons ATGCACCCCGCGCCCCGCCGCGGCGGATCCCTGGAAGCGGCGCCGAGTCGTGATCCCGCCGGACAG TTAAATAAGTCAACTTACATGATGATTGAAGATAATAAAGAGAATGAAGGCAATGCATCTGAGAGAGGAAGGACAGCCatcattttttccttgaagaatgAAGTTGGAGGACTTGTAAAAGCATTAAAACTCTTTCAG GAGAAGCATGTAAATCTCGTACACATTGAGTCACGGAAGTCCAAGAGACGAAATTCTGAGTTCGAGATCTTTGTGGACTGTGACAGTAACAGGGAACAACTGAACGAGATCTTCCAGCTCCTGAAATCCCACGTCAACATTGTCTCTGTGAGCCCAACGGAGCATTTCAATGTCCACGAAGATG ACATGGAGAACGTTCCCTGGTTTCCAAAGAAGATCTCAGATTTGGATAAGTGTGCGAACCGAGTGCTGATGTACGGGTCCGATTTGGATGCTGACCATCCA GGTTTCAAAGACAATGTCTATCGCAAGAGGCGAAAGTATTTTGCAGACCTGGCTATGAACTACAAACA TGGTGACCCAATTCCCAAGATTGAATTCACTGAGGAGGAGATCAAGACCTGGGGGACTGTGTACCGAGAGCTCAACAACCTCTACCCAACTCATGCCTGCAGAGAGTACCTTAAAAACTTACCCTTGCTCACCAAATACTGTGGCTACAGGGAAGACAATATCCCCCAGCTGGAAGATGTGTCCCGCTTCCTGAAAG AGCGTACAGGTTTCACCATTCGCCCTGTTGCTGGATATCTGTCTCCCAGAGACTTCTTGGCAGGATTAGCATTCAGAGTTTTTCACTGCACTCAATATGTTAGACACAGCTCGGACCCTCTCTATACACCAGAGCC tgaTACCTGTCATGAGCTCCTAGGCCATGTCCCTCTTTTGGCTGAACCCAGTTTTGCTCAGTTCTCCCATGAAATTGGTCTTGCATCACTTGGGGCCTCAGATGAGGCTGTCCAAAAACTGGCAACA tgCTACTTCTTCACTGTAGAGTTTGGCTTGTGCAAGCAAGAGGGACAACTACGAGTTTATGGGGCTGGCTTGCTCTCTTCGATTAGTGAGCTCAAG CACTCGCTCTCTGACAGTGCCAAAGTCAAGCCTTTTGATCCAAAGGTCACCTGCAAGCAAGAATGTCTCATTACAACTTTCCAGGAGGTTTACTTTGTTTCTGAGAGTTTtgaagaagcaaaggaaaagatgag AGAGTTTGCGAAAACCATCAAGCGCCCATTTGGTGTGAAGTACAATCCATATACACAGAGTGTGCAGATCCTGAAAGACACGAAAAGCATTGTCAGCGTGGTGAATGAGCTACGTCATGAGCTGGACATTGTCAGCGACGCCCTCAGCAAGATGGGCAAGCAGCTGGAAGTTTAA